The DNA window GTCTCCCGACATCGATCGATCGTCCGATCACGACCGCCCGTTTTCCAGCGGGATCGATCTTGTACTCCTTGAGGAGTGTCATGATCCCGAGCGGGGTGCAGGGGGCGAAGGTCGGTGATCCCCCGAGCAATTTCCCGAGGTTGAAGGGGTGGAACCCGTCGACATCCTTCTCCGGCAGGATCGCTTCGATTACCTGCTCGGTATCCACGCCTGCAGGGAGCGGGAGCTGGACGAGGATCCCGTTGATCTCAGGGTCCTTGTTCAGCCGGTCGATGGTCTCAAGCACCTTGGCAGTCGTCGAGTCCCCGGGAAGGGTGATGCTGATCGAGCCGATATGGACCCGTTCGCAGGCACGGTGCTTCATCTGCACATAGAGGAGCGATGCAGGGTTGTCCCCTGCGATCACGGTCGCGAGCCGGGGATAGAGCCCTGACTCGTCGATCTCCTCTTTGATGAGTTCAAGCCTCTTCTCGGAGACCCGCTTGCCATCGATGATCATAATGATGGTGGGTAGAGGGAGTAGCGGCTGGCGAGTGCGGTCACTTCGTTCTTGACTGCGCTGATCGTTGCTTCGTCCTGAATATCCTTGAGGACTCTGATGATGTACTCCCCGATCTGGTGCATCTCGTCCTCTTTCATACCCCGTGAGGTGACGGCTGGGGTTCCGATACGCAGCCCGCTCGTGACGAATGGGGACCGATTCTCGTTTGGAATCGTGTTCTTGTTCACGGTGATCCCTGCTTTCCCGAGGGCAACCTCTGCTTCCAGCCCGGTCAGCCCGCGGTTGGAAAGGTCGATCAGGATCAGGTGGTTGTCGGTCCCACCGGAGACGAGCCGAAGGCCGGCCTCGCCGAGTGTCTCTGCCAGTGCCTGTGCGTTCTTCACGACCTGGCGGGAGTACTGTTTGAACGAGGGCTGGAGTGCCTCCTTGAAGCAGACTGCTTTCCCTGCGATGGTGTGCATCAGGGGGCCGCCCTGCATACCCGGGAAGATCGCCTTGTCGATCATCGCACCGTACTCCTCATTGCACATGATCACACCACCGCGTGGACCGCGGAGTGTCTTGTGGGTCGTCGAGGTGGTGAAGTTCACGACGTTCACCGGGGATGGGTGAACCCCTGTGGCACAGAGCCCTGCGATATGGGCGATATCCGCCATGCAGTAGGCACCGACACTGTCAGCGATCTCCTGGAACGCCTTGAAATCGATCTCACGGGGGTACGCGCTCGCACCACAGACGATCACCTTTGGTTTCACCTTCTTGGCCATCTCTTCGACAGCACCGTAATCGATCAGTTCGGTCTTGAGGTCGACCCCATACTGGCTCACCTCGTACATCTTTCCGCTGAACGAGACCGGTGAGCCGTGGGATAGATGCCCGCCCTGGGTCAGGCTCATGCTCATCATCCGGTCCTTGCCGCACTCCATCACCGAGAAGTAGACGGCCATGTTCGCCTGGGTACCTGAATGAGGCTGGACGTTCGCATGCTCTGCATTGAAGAGCTGTTTGAGCCGGTCACGGGCCAAGTTTTCAATCCTGTCATGGAACTCGCAGCCGCCGTAGTAACGCTTGCCGGGATATCCTTCAGCGTACTTGTTGGTCAAGATCGAACCCATCGCTTCAAGTACGGCCTTACTGACGAGGTTCTCCGATGCGATCAGTTCAAGACCGTTCACCTGGCGCAGCCGTTCACACTCGATTAATTCCGCGATCTCTGGATCGGCGGTGGCAAGATACGACATATGAAAAAAACTTGGCGCTGTAAGGGTAATAGTGTTTCTTTGATGGCATTTACAGAGGGTCTGGATCAGTTCTTGTTAAAAAAGAGTATTGATATGGGGATGTATGCAAATTATTAATGGGTACAGCGCTCATGTTTACTTCTGAGGGGCAGGAATGGCGTTGAAGGATGCGAAGATAAAGTTCCTTGAGCAGGAACTTGAGGAGAAGGAACGGGCGATTGAGATGATGCGGGATTCAGAGAATGTGCAACCGCCGGTTCAGCCGGTGGTGCAGCCGCAGGATGACAGCAGGGTTACTGTGCTGGAGCAGAGGGTGCGCGACCTTGAGGCCGTGGTCAAGGGGTTGATCGAGGAGATCCTCGATATGAAAGCGATGACCCAGAAGATCTATAAGGCTTCTGAGGATCTTACCTCAAGACCGCAGCAGGTTTCGAGGTCACGAGGATCGGCCTCTACGGTCATGGTTCATCCAAGGAATGCAGATCGGCTGAGCGATCATGCATCCGAACATCTGGAGAAGCAGATCCTCACCCCAAAACCCTCACGTGCGGTGTCGGTTGAGGAGCCTGCCAAGGCGATGGACCTGATCATGCAGCCGGACGGCACGCTGAAGCACGAAGTCCGGACGAGCCGGGAGTATATCGTCGCCCCAGCCGGCTATGATACCAAAAACCCGATGCGGAAGGGGAAGACAGTCTCTGGTCAGGGGGCCCGGAAGAACCCTAACGCCCGGGTCGATGACGTGATCCTTGCGGAGGAGCGCGATATCCCCAGACCTGAGCGAAAGAGATAAGGAGCCTATCTTTTGTTCATTAAAGAGCTGGAGATCGACAACTTCAAGTCTTTCGGAAGGAAGACGACAATACCATTTTTTGAGGGTTTCACGGTTGTTTCCGGGCCAAACGGTTCTGGAAAGAGCAATATTATCGATGCGATCCTCTTCGTGCTGGCACTCTCCAGCTCCCGAAACCTCCGTGCAGAGAAGCTGACCGATCTGATCAATCTGAACTCCAACCGGAACACCGCCGAGGTTGCCCTGACCTTTTCAGATGGGACCACGATCCGGAGAAAGATCAAGCGGACTGCAGCCGGCTACTACAGTTATAACTACATGAACAACCGGCTCTGCAAACAGAGTGAGGTCAGTGCGTACCTCGCCGACCATGGGATCATACCCCACGGCTACAATGTCGTGATGCAGGGAGATATCACCAGGATCATGGAGATGAGCGACGGCGAACGGCGCAGGATCCTCGATGAGATCGCCGGCGTCGCCGAGTTCGATCAGAAGCGTGACCAGGCCCTCGCTGAGCTTGAGGTGGTCAGGGAACGGATCGAGCGGGAGGAATTGCTGTTGCAGGAGGCGAGTCTCCGGCTGGTGGAACTGGAGAAGGAGCGGCAACAGGCCCTGCTTTACCAGGAACTGCAACAGAAACTGGTTCATTTTCAGGGCTGCAGGGCAGCAGCCCAACTCAATGAGAAAGAGCGGGAGCTCGGCGGGCTGACCTCTCTCCTGGAGGAGTATAGGATCTCCCAGGACCGGACCGTTCAGGACAGAAGTCTCGAAGTGAACGAGCTTGCCTACCTCCGTGCCGATCAGAAGGAGGTCGAGGCCGAGATCAACCGGAAATCCGGGGCCGAATACCTGAAGTTGATCAGTCAACTCGAAGAGACCAAGGGGAACATCAGGAGTACCGAGCAGACGATTGCGCGGCTGAAGCGGGAGAAGGAGACAAATCTCGAGCTCGTCAACCGCGTCTTTATGGATATCAAGCGGGCCGAGGCGAAGGTCACCGCCGATACGGAGGGGATCCGGGCGTTGACGATCGATCGGACCACGCTGGCCATGGAGCAGGCGATGATTCGGGCCAGGATCGAGAAGGTCGAGGGGTCCCTGGGGCATCAGCAGGCAGAGACCGGCGAGGCGCGTGAACGGCTCTTTGGTCTGATCTCCTCCCTTGAGGAGAAGAAAGGGGAGCGATCCACGCTGCTTCATCAGAAGGATATGCTGATCGAAAAGAGCCGGATGCGTACCAAGGAGCAGGACCGGCTCTCGCAGCGGCTCACCGAGGTGCGAAACGAGCGTACTGGAAAGGGGGGTCAGCAGCAGGAGTGGACCGAGGCGAGCAGGGTCATCGGAGAGGAGAAACGAGCGATCGAGCGACGCCTCTCTGATTCTGAACGCGGACTTCTCTCTAGGAGATCCTCACTGGATGGGGTCAGAAAGGAACTGAAGGCCCGCGAGCAGGAACTGATGCGGTACGAAGCCCAGCAACAGGTGCAGGGGGATGCCGGCGGCCGGGCGCTCGAGGCTGTGCTCGGGATGGACGGCGTCTACGGGACGATCGCCAGGCTCGGGAAGGTGCCGCCCGAGTACATGACCGCCCTGAATGTTGCAGCCGGCGGCCGGCTGCATAATGTGGTGGTCGAGGACGACCGGGTGGCGGCCGGAGCGATCCGCTATCTCAAGGAGGAGAAGGCCGGACGGTTGACCTTCCTGCCGCTGACCAAGCTCAAACCGGTCCCCTTGCCGCCGGTCGACGGGGACGGGATCGTCGGGTACGCCCGGCATCTGATCGCCTATGATCCCCTGTACGACCCCGCCTTTGGGCAGGTCTTTGGGACCACGCTGGTTGTGGATACCCTCAACCGTGCCAGAACCCTGATGGGAAAGCACCGGATGGTGACCCTGGAGGGTGAACTGGTCGAGAAGAGTGGGGCGATGACCGGGGGGTTCCTGAAGAAGACGATCAAGGGCTTCTCTGCCTCGGTGGATGACGATATCCGGCGTTTGCAGGCGGTGATCGCCACGCTCGGTGAAGAGGCGTCCGATCTTGAGAACGGGATCAGCAGACTGACTGCCGAATCTGAGTTGCTCAGGAACCAGCGATCCGAGGCAGATCAGCGAATGGCCCGGTACCGGATCATGCTCGAGGAGTATGGCCACCGGACCGAGTCGCTGGCCGGGGAGCAGAAGACTCTTGAGGAGACGCTCGCCCAGATGGCCTCAGATATGGAGGCCGGCGTCGCCGAGATCACCGGGGTGGAGTCGAATCTGGACCGTATTGGGGATCAGATCGTCACAATCAACGATGAGATTACAGGTCTGAAGAAACGGCTGGAAGGGACTGAGATCCCGGAACTGACCGAGCAACTCGAGAAGCAGAGGAAGGAACTGGAGGAGACCGAGCGGCGCCTTCGGAACAAGGAGTCCGACCTGGCCGACCTGCAGCGGGAACGGGCCTACTTTATCAAGCGTGTCGAGGAACTGAACCGCGATCGCGAGCAGGCGATCAGCCGGAACCTGGAGATCGATGGGGAGGCCGAGGGGGCCGGGGAACAGATCGCCCGGTATCGTGAGGAGATCGCCCGGCTGGAGGAGGAACAGAAGTCCTTCTCCGGAGAACTCGAAGTTCTGCAGGAGAAGCGGAGTGGGATCGCCACACAGATTCAGGAATCCGAGCACCGGCTGATCGAGTTCGATACCGGAATTGAACGGGTCAAACTACAGATCACCGCAACCCAGGAACGGGTGGCAGTGGTTTCATCTGAGATCGCTGTGATCCGTGAGCAGGCCTCAGGGGTCGAGACGACGCTGACCCTCGATGAGATCGAAGAGGGGATCGCCACGACCGATCGGGCGATACGGAAACTTGGGGCGGTGAATATGCTGGCTGTTGAGGAGTATGCCCGTGTCGAAGAGCGTGTGGGTGAGCGGCGTGAGAAGAAGGAGATCCTCTCGGTGGAACGGTCCAGTCTGATGGAGCGGATCGAGGGGTTCGAGAAGATGAAGTTCGATGCCTTCATGGCTGCGTATACAGCGATCAATGAGAACTTCCGGGCGATCTTTGCACGTCTGACCAGCGGAACGGGCCGGCTGATCCTCGACAATGATGAGGACCCGTTCGCCGGCGGTCTCACCTTTGCGGTGCAGCCCCGGGACAAGGTGGTTCATCTGTTGAATGCTCTGAGTGGTGGTGAGAAGTCGCTCACCACGCTTGCATTCATCTTCTCGATCCAGCAGTACATCCCGGCGCCGTTCTATGCCCTGGACGAGGTGGATATGTCGCTCGATGGTTCGAACGTCGAACGGATTGCAGCGATGCTCAAGGAGATCTCCAACACATCGCAGTTCATCATCGTCTCCCTTCGAAAGCCGATGATCGAACAGGCCGACCGGATCCTCGGGGTGACGGTTCGTCCTGACAAGAGTACCCTTGTGACTGGGGTAAAGATGAATGTCTGAGGACCCGATCGAGATCCTCGTCCAGCTCGCCGAGCGGGGCGAGATCGACCCCTGGAAGATCGATATCGTCGAGGTGACCGACCGGTTCTTCTCAGAGTTGGAACGGCGGAAGGAGATGGACCTGCGGGTCTCAGGAAGGGCTCTCTTCTATGCGTCCCTTCTTCTCAGGATCAAATCCGAGTGCTTTGGTATTCCGGATGATGATGGTGAAGAGGAGTTCATCGAGGATATTGCAGATGAGGAGGAGGTGCCTGACTGGGATATGGATTGTTCGGCTGCGATCTGTGAGAGTCCGATCGATCTGCTCGAACGGGAGATCAAGCGCCGGCTTGAACGGAAGCACCTCCGGAAACGGCCGGAGACGCTCTTTGAACTGATCACGGCTCTCCGCTATCTGGAGAAGGACGAACGGCGGAGGCAGCGGTCCCGGACCATGGGTGAACGACAGATGATCACGGCAGAGGACGTGGTCGGGATCGCTCATGATGAGGGTTATCGGGATGCGGCTCTGGTCGTTCTGGAGTGGTGCACCGAGTCGTTTGCTGAAGGACGGGTGCTGACGGTCGGGGACCTGGCCGTCGAGATGGGCTGGAACGTGGCTGATGTCTTTATTCCTCTTCTTTTTTTGATGCTGGATGGGAAGGTGGCCCTAGTTCAGGTTGAACCCTTCGGCGCGATCAGTATTCATCCATATGGCGATGGGGATTGATTTCGATCAGTTCATCTTTTTTGGATCTGCGCGTTCACAGAATTTTCCGGGAGTATCTGGGTGCGGCCCTGGAACTATACTCTGACGTCGTGCAGGTTTGTTGAATTATCAAGATCGCGTTATCACTTGAATTTTGGAAAATATTCAAATTTTCTCGTATCTTTTTGCGCGCAATTAATGCAGTTCGATCTCCGGGCTTATTTTTTCCGAGTGTGGTGGGTCTCTTGAAATGATTGGTGCGATCTCTATACCTGCTGAAAAACGGCGCGATACTGGTGAATTTTTAAAAAAAATTACCGAATTGACGATCACTTTGTGACTGAATTTTGTGATTTAGGGTCAAGGATTATATATAGCCGGGTGCAATGCTGATATCCAACTATGGTGAAGAACCAAGCGACCTGGTCTGGGATCAGGTTGGTTCTGAGGGTGGATGTGGACAAGGTTTATTAAGGCCTGCGTTCAACATAAGTATCTCGCGTTGCGAAGTCGACACGAGTGATTGTGAAGGGCGTCTTCAGACTCCGATTCGACGAATCGGGATTTGAAGTAAAGTATATATGTCCGAGCGTTCAACATAAGTATCTCGCGTTGTAATGGAATGCGAGTGATTGTGAAGAGCGCATGTATCGTTTGCTTCAATGAATCGATTGATACTAAGGTATATATGCCTCAGCGTTCAACATAAGTATCTCGCGTTGTAACAAACAACGACCGCGAGCAAACGTCTGCATGAGAGTGCAGATAGTTTACGGTAATACCATAGAATATTACCCTCTGTGATGGAGAATCGAGTTCCCCGGCGTGTTTCGGGATCGGTTCTGACATTGATACTGGCAATGTGGAAT is part of the Methanosphaerula palustris E1-9c genome and encodes:
- the folD gene encoding bifunctional methylenetetrahydrofolate dehydrogenase/methenyltetrahydrofolate cyclohydrolase FolD; protein product: MIIDGKRVSEKRLELIKEEIDESGLYPRLATVIAGDNPASLLYVQMKHRACERVHIGSISITLPGDSTTAKVLETIDRLNKDPEINGILVQLPLPAGVDTEQVIEAILPEKDVDGFHPFNLGKLLGGSPTFAPCTPLGIMTLLKEYKIDPAGKRAVVIGRSIDVGRPMAALLINANATVTVCHSRTKDLAAELRKADIIVSAMGKARFITGDMVSGDAVVIDVGINHVDGKLCGDVDFASVSEKVAAITPVPGGVGPMTIATLMENTFKAAKMQSCRTVH
- the glyA gene encoding serine hydroxymethyltransferase encodes the protein MSYLATADPEIAELIECERLRQVNGLELIASENLVSKAVLEAMGSILTNKYAEGYPGKRYYGGCEFHDRIENLARDRLKQLFNAEHANVQPHSGTQANMAVYFSVMECGKDRMMSMSLTQGGHLSHGSPVSFSGKMYEVSQYGVDLKTELIDYGAVEEMAKKVKPKVIVCGASAYPREIDFKAFQEIADSVGAYCMADIAHIAGLCATGVHPSPVNVVNFTTSTTHKTLRGPRGGVIMCNEEYGAMIDKAIFPGMQGGPLMHTIAGKAVCFKEALQPSFKQYSRQVVKNAQALAETLGEAGLRLVSGGTDNHLILIDLSNRGLTGLEAEVALGKAGITVNKNTIPNENRSPFVTSGLRIGTPAVTSRGMKEDEMHQIGEYIIRVLKDIQDEATISAVKNEVTALASRYSLYPPSL
- the smc gene encoding chromosome segregation protein SMC; translated protein: MFIKELEIDNFKSFGRKTTIPFFEGFTVVSGPNGSGKSNIIDAILFVLALSSSRNLRAEKLTDLINLNSNRNTAEVALTFSDGTTIRRKIKRTAAGYYSYNYMNNRLCKQSEVSAYLADHGIIPHGYNVVMQGDITRIMEMSDGERRRILDEIAGVAEFDQKRDQALAELEVVRERIEREELLLQEASLRLVELEKERQQALLYQELQQKLVHFQGCRAAAQLNEKERELGGLTSLLEEYRISQDRTVQDRSLEVNELAYLRADQKEVEAEINRKSGAEYLKLISQLEETKGNIRSTEQTIARLKREKETNLELVNRVFMDIKRAEAKVTADTEGIRALTIDRTTLAMEQAMIRARIEKVEGSLGHQQAETGEARERLFGLISSLEEKKGERSTLLHQKDMLIEKSRMRTKEQDRLSQRLTEVRNERTGKGGQQQEWTEASRVIGEEKRAIERRLSDSERGLLSRRSSLDGVRKELKAREQELMRYEAQQQVQGDAGGRALEAVLGMDGVYGTIARLGKVPPEYMTALNVAAGGRLHNVVVEDDRVAAGAIRYLKEEKAGRLTFLPLTKLKPVPLPPVDGDGIVGYARHLIAYDPLYDPAFGQVFGTTLVVDTLNRARTLMGKHRMVTLEGELVEKSGAMTGGFLKKTIKGFSASVDDDIRRLQAVIATLGEEASDLENGISRLTAESELLRNQRSEADQRMARYRIMLEEYGHRTESLAGEQKTLEETLAQMASDMEAGVAEITGVESNLDRIGDQIVTINDEITGLKKRLEGTEIPELTEQLEKQRKELEETERRLRNKESDLADLQRERAYFIKRVEELNRDREQAISRNLEIDGEAEGAGEQIARYREEIARLEEEQKSFSGELEVLQEKRSGIATQIQESEHRLIEFDTGIERVKLQITATQERVAVVSSEIAVIREQASGVETTLTLDEIEEGIATTDRAIRKLGAVNMLAVEEYARVEERVGERREKKEILSVERSSLMERIEGFEKMKFDAFMAAYTAINENFRAIFARLTSGTGRLILDNDEDPFAGGLTFAVQPRDKVVHLLNALSGGEKSLTTLAFIFSIQQYIPAPFYALDEVDMSLDGSNVERIAAMLKEISNTSQFIIVSLRKPMIEQADRILGVTVRPDKSTLVTGVKMNV
- a CDS encoding segregation/condensation protein A, which encodes MSEDPIEILVQLAERGEIDPWKIDIVEVTDRFFSELERRKEMDLRVSGRALFYASLLLRIKSECFGIPDDDGEEEFIEDIADEEEVPDWDMDCSAAICESPIDLLEREIKRRLERKHLRKRPETLFELITALRYLEKDERRRQRSRTMGERQMITAEDVVGIAHDEGYRDAALVVLEWCTESFAEGRVLTVGDLAVEMGWNVADVFIPLLFLMLDGKVALVQVEPFGAISIHPYGDGD